The following are encoded together in the Hippoglossus stenolepis isolate QCI-W04-F060 chromosome 12, HSTE1.2, whole genome shotgun sequence genome:
- the LOC118118649 gene encoding coiled-coil domain-containing protein 85A — MEKGAQQQPQLSKSAESAAEDVSKIHDEELLKWSKDELVRRLRRAEAEKRGVIVEHGNLMREVNRRLQQHLNEIRSLKDVNQKLQEDNQELRDLCCFLDDDRQKGKRVLREWQRLGRYSAGLMKKEVAIYLQKLKELEQRQVEIIRENQEFKEVCLMLEEERAAAVAEAGGGGAGGQVGAGCRSSIDSQSSLSQLGGGVPAAGLLRDVGDGSSTSSAGSTNSPDNPHHKSPTPGSTASPGSGPRCVSSEQPNKPGGVCESTGRRNSSTSEYHTFPQSCRPRGGSLTNLDPNRLWGHSPEKHIKSPTRVPVDSHLKTYSSDLYAQKQLLLSGQASAGCEKGSAKSSPELSQRHRQVNIGGASRGSPEAKQPAMGTPEHLRKGRVVVGSPESTRHHYHCQHSPGVEHSKGRYNSGSPRRDGGQRRAVGEEMSPHHQSLYNALISAGCCTNSCRSVKLWDSLDAS; from the exons ATGGAGAAAGGcgcacagcagcagccacagctgtCCAAGAGCGCAGAGAGCGCGGCGGAGGACGTCTCCAAAATACACGACGAGGAGCTGCTGAAGTGGAGCAAGGACGAGCTGGTGCGGCGGCTGCGGAGGGCAGAGGCGGAGAAGAGGGGCGTCATCGTGGAGCACGGCAATCTGATGCGGGAGGTGAACCGGAGGCTCCAGCAGCATCTGAACGAGATACGGAGTTTGAAG GACGTGAACCAGAAACTGCAGGAGGACAACCAGGAGCTGCGGGACCTGTGCTGCTTCCTGGATGACGACCGGCAGAAGGGGAAGCGGGTATTGCGTGAGTGGCAGCGTCTGGGCCGCTACAGCGCCGGACTGATGAAGAAGGAGGTGGCTATTTACCTGCagaagctgaaggagctggagcagcGGCAGGTGGAGATCATTCGGGAGAACCAGGAGTTCAAAGAGGTGTGCCTcatgctggaggaggagagggctgcggctgtggctgaggcaGGAGGTGGTGGTGCAGGTGGGCAGGTTGGCGCCGGCTGCAGGAGTTCTATCGACAGTCAGAGCAGCTTGTCTCAGCTGGGTGGAGGTGTCCCAGCGGCTGGCCTCTTGCGAGACGTTGGTGATGGGAGCAGCACCTCAAGTGCGGGAAGCACAAATAGCCCAGACAACCCCCACCACAAATCCCCTACTCCGGGCTCTACTGCCAGCCCCGGATCTGGGCCAAGATGTGTTTCCTCAGAGCAACCCAACAAAccaggaggtgtgtgtgaatCAACAGGCAGGAGGAACAGCTCCACTTCAGAGTACCACACCTTCCCCCAGTCCTGCCGACCACGTGGAGGGTCCCTCACTAACCTGGACCCTAACAGGCTTTGGGGACATAGCCCGGAGAAACACATCAAGTCTCCCACAAGGGTACCAGTTGACTCCCACCTCAAAACCTACAGCTCTGACCTATATGCCCAGAAACAACTGCTACTGTCAGGGCAGGCATCAGCAGGCTGTGAGAAAGGTTCAGCCAAGTCCAGCCCAGAGCTGAGTCAGAGACATCGGCAGGTTAACATAGGGGGGGCAAGCCGTGGGAGTCCTGAGGCCAAGCAGCCAGCAATGGGGACGCCTGAGCACCTGCGGAAAGGGCGGGTGGTTGTGGGGAGTCCCGAGTCTACACGGCACCACTaccactgtcagcacagccccGGGGTGGAGCACAGCAAGGGGAGGTATAACAGTGGCTCCCCCAGAAGGGACGGTGGTCAGAGGAGGGCAGTGGGGGAGGAGATGTCCCCTCACCACCAGAGTCTGTACAACG